The bacterium genome contains a region encoding:
- a CDS encoding Rne/Rng family ribonuclease, giving the protein MGKEILASVDPLEVRVAVVEDGVLTGFLVERGAPLAGNIYKGRVASVLPGMEAAFVDIGLERNAFLPLADIRSQRIAPTDGQGGEELEDQIGRGPIAERLRVGQEILLQVTKEPRGSKGARATTYVALPGHYVVLMPTVSGIGVSRRIEHEPERRRLRGLAERLRPVRAGTGDRMGLIVRTAAEGMAERELADDLRFLVQLWQGVTDRARTARAPVLLYQDLGLTGRVVRDLFTGEVERFVVDSAAELNRIRDLLAVFPASLLERVQLHRGPEPIFEANGVDREIERALHRKVWLRSGGYLVFDRTEAATMIDVNTGKYVGKTDQPSTILRTNLEAAVEAARQIRLRDIGGIILIDFIDMESEKHRRRVLAALQEAVKRDRTKIHIIDLTGLGLVEITRKRVYQNLEEIMRMPCPYCEGRGRVLSAQSVAVRVRRELVRLAQGSRAAVLLAQVHPEVATCLDEDARWREALERESGKVVLVRAQPGVHLERVNVVSAVSAEAAEREAASSLNGRGGPVWMEPSRGEVLDLPDENGTASRGAAPRRGLLARLRTWWGGVLPPRRAAPRLWRDERTHAEERVVDQ; this is encoded by the coding sequence ATGGGGAAGGAGATCCTAGCGAGTGTGGATCCGCTCGAGGTGCGTGTGGCCGTCGTGGAGGACGGCGTCCTCACCGGATTCCTGGTCGAGCGGGGGGCGCCGCTTGCCGGGAACATCTACAAGGGCCGGGTCGCCAGCGTGCTCCCGGGAATGGAAGCCGCATTCGTCGATATCGGCCTGGAGCGCAACGCCTTCCTGCCCCTGGCCGATATTCGCTCCCAGCGCATCGCTCCCACCGACGGGCAGGGGGGCGAAGAGTTGGAGGATCAGATCGGCCGCGGTCCCATCGCCGAGCGCCTGCGGGTCGGCCAGGAGATCCTCCTGCAGGTGACCAAGGAGCCCCGCGGGAGCAAGGGCGCGCGGGCCACAACGTACGTCGCGCTCCCCGGGCACTACGTCGTGCTCATGCCCACCGTCTCGGGGATCGGCGTCAGCCGGCGCATCGAGCACGAGCCGGAGCGGCGGCGCCTCCGCGGGCTGGCCGAGCGGCTCCGCCCCGTCAGGGCCGGGACGGGCGACCGGATGGGCCTAATCGTGCGGACGGCAGCGGAGGGGATGGCCGAGCGGGAACTGGCCGACGACCTGCGGTTTCTCGTCCAGCTCTGGCAGGGTGTGACCGACCGCGCCCGGACGGCGCGGGCCCCGGTCCTCCTCTACCAGGACCTGGGGCTGACCGGTCGGGTCGTCCGCGATCTCTTCACCGGCGAGGTGGAGCGGTTTGTGGTGGATTCCGCGGCCGAGCTGAACCGGATCCGGGACCTCCTCGCTGTGTTTCCCGCGAGCCTGCTGGAGCGCGTCCAGCTTCACCGCGGTCCCGAACCGATCTTCGAGGCCAACGGGGTGGACCGGGAGATCGAGCGCGCGCTGCACCGGAAGGTCTGGTTGCGCAGCGGCGGCTACCTCGTCTTCGACCGGACCGAGGCGGCGACGATGATCGATGTCAACACCGGGAAGTATGTCGGGAAGACCGACCAACCGAGCACGATCCTGCGGACCAACCTCGAGGCGGCCGTTGAGGCGGCGCGCCAGATCCGCCTGCGCGACATCGGCGGCATTATCCTCATCGACTTTATCGACATGGAATCCGAGAAGCACCGGCGCCGGGTGCTCGCGGCGCTCCAGGAGGCGGTGAAGCGGGACCGGACCAAGATCCACATCATCGACCTGACCGGGCTGGGGCTGGTCGAGATCACTCGGAAGCGCGTCTACCAGAACCTTGAGGAGATCATGCGCATGCCCTGCCCGTACTGCGAAGGGCGGGGTCGGGTACTCTCCGCGCAGAGCGTCGCCGTGCGGGTTCGCCGTGAACTGGTGCGCCTGGCGCAGGGATCCCGCGCGGCCGTCCTGCTGGCGCAGGTGCACCCCGAGGTCGCGACCTGCCTCGACGAAGACGCGCGGTGGCGGGAGGCGCTGGAGCGGGAATCCGGGAAGGTCGTGCTGGTCCGCGCGCAGCCCGGCGTGCACCTGGAGCGGGTGAACGTCGTGAGTGCCGTCTCCGCCGAGGCGGCCGAACGCGAGGCCGCTTCCTCGCTGAACGGGAGGGGCGGGCCGGTGTGGATGGAGCCGAGCCGGGGCGAGGTGCTGGATCTGCCCGACGAGAACGGCACCGCCTCACGCGGCGCGGCTCCCCGACGCGGGCTCCTGGCAAGGCTGCGCACGTGGTGGGGCGGGGTGCTGCCCCCGCGCCGCGCCGCCCCCCGGCTGTGGCGCGACGAGCGGACGCACGCGGAGGAGCGTGTCGTGGATCAATGA
- the obgE gene encoding GTPase ObgE has product MILDLAMFIDLARIHVEAGNGGNGCVAFRREKFVPKGGPSGGDGGRGGDVILVADPDLNTLLPFRYRREFRAPRGAHGEGSGRAGRSAEDRFISVPVGTVVLDDATGERLADLVAPGQRFVAAGGGRGGRGNAHFATPTHRAPREAEPGGIGGNRWLRLELQLLADVGLVGLPNAGKSSLLARISAARPKVADYPFTTTEPMLGVVPLPDAPGIVVADIPGLIEGAHRGVGLGHEFLRHIERTRVLVHVVDLAGENPRLQLETVERELTLHSTPLAGRPTIVAGNKIDLPEARARWAAFAIFLTRRGQTGVPISAATGEGIPALLQAITAVLRAHPRPIPEEALRGAEKSAGRPFVEHGNSGGGHE; this is encoded by the coding sequence TTGATTCTCGACCTCGCGATGTTCATCGACCTCGCCCGCATCCATGTCGAAGCCGGCAACGGCGGAAACGGCTGCGTCGCCTTTCGGCGGGAGAAATTTGTCCCGAAGGGGGGGCCGTCCGGCGGTGACGGCGGCCGGGGCGGGGACGTGATCCTTGTGGCGGATCCCGATCTGAACACCCTGCTGCCGTTTCGCTACCGCCGCGAGTTCCGCGCACCCCGCGGCGCGCACGGAGAGGGGAGCGGGCGCGCCGGGCGCTCGGCGGAGGACCGGTTCATCTCGGTGCCGGTGGGCACGGTGGTGCTCGACGACGCGACGGGAGAGCGCTTGGCGGATCTGGTGGCGCCGGGCCAGCGATTCGTCGCCGCCGGGGGCGGCCGCGGCGGGAGGGGGAACGCGCACTTCGCCACCCCCACGCACCGTGCGCCCCGCGAGGCCGAACCGGGGGGGATCGGCGGGAACCGCTGGCTGCGTCTGGAGTTGCAGCTGCTGGCCGACGTCGGGTTGGTGGGGTTGCCGAACGCGGGGAAATCCTCGCTGCTCGCCCGGATCTCTGCGGCCCGGCCCAAGGTGGCGGACTATCCTTTCACCACGACCGAGCCGATGCTGGGTGTCGTGCCGCTGCCGGACGCGCCGGGGATCGTGGTGGCAGACATCCCCGGGCTGATCGAGGGGGCGCACCGGGGGGTGGGGCTCGGGCACGAATTCCTCCGCCACATCGAACGGACCCGGGTGCTCGTGCACGTCGTCGACCTCGCCGGCGAGAATCCGCGCCTGCAGCTGGAAACCGTGGAGCGGGAGCTGACCCTGCACTCCACGCCCCTGGCAGGCCGCCCGACGATTGTGGCCGGCAACAAGATCGATCTGCCGGAGGCCCGGGCGCGCTGGGCGGCCTTCGCGATCTTCCTGACACGCCGCGGGCAGACCGGGGTGCCGATCTCGGCGGCGACGGGCGAAGGGATCCCGGCGCTCCTCCAGGCCATCACGGCCGTGCTTCGCGCTCACCCCCGGCCGATTCCGGAGGAGGCGCTGCGGGGGGCCGAGAAGTCGGCGGGACGGCCCTTCGTCGAGCACGGGAATTCCGGAGGCGGGCATGAGTAA
- the nadD gene encoding nicotinate-nucleotide adenylyltransferase: MSKIGLMGGTFDPIHYGHLVTAGEARWQFGLAQVIFVPNRHPPHKDAREVSDPEDRYLMTVLATVTNALFTVSRIEIDRSGPSYAIDTIRELRRTHPEDDLYYITGADALQQILHGEWRDTDQLLGLCQFIAASRPGYDVDSSAWSSANHRLGERLRNVHTMEIPAMAISSTDIRARVRDGRPIKYLLPEAVEEYIAKHRLYVAAPVKARRRGS; the protein is encoded by the coding sequence ATGAGTAAGATCGGTCTGATGGGGGGGACATTCGATCCGATTCACTACGGCCACCTCGTCACGGCGGGGGAGGCGCGCTGGCAGTTCGGGCTGGCGCAGGTGATCTTCGTCCCCAACCGGCATCCGCCGCACAAGGACGCCCGCGAAGTGTCGGACCCCGAGGACCGCTACCTGATGACGGTTCTGGCCACGGTGACCAACGCGCTCTTCACGGTGTCGCGGATCGAGATCGATCGGTCGGGACCGTCATACGCGATCGACACGATCCGCGAGTTGCGCCGCACGCACCCCGAGGACGACCTCTACTACATCACCGGGGCGGATGCGCTGCAACAGATCCTCCACGGCGAATGGCGCGATACCGACCAACTGCTGGGACTGTGCCAGTTCATCGCCGCGAGCCGGCCGGGTTACGACGTGGACTCGTCGGCGTGGTCGTCGGCCAACCACCGCCTGGGCGAACGGCTTCGCAACGTCCACACGATGGAGATCCCCGCCATGGCCATCAGCAGCACCGACATCCGAGCGCGCGTGCGCGATGGCCGGCCGATCAAGTACCTGCTGCCCGAGGCGGTGGAGGAGTATATCGCCAAACACCGACTGTACGTGGCCGCCCCCGTCAAGGCCCGCCGGCGGGGTTCGTAG
- the rsfS gene encoding ribosome silencing factor, which yields MLAASAAESKFAEHVVVLDVQEHTPVTDFFVIASGTNRIQIKAITEAVEETLRAVGERPSRGEGREDGRWVLLDFGDVVVHIFAPVDRQYYDLERLWGDAPIVER from the coding sequence TTGCTGGCGGCCAGCGCCGCCGAATCCAAGTTCGCGGAGCACGTCGTGGTCCTGGATGTCCAGGAGCACACGCCGGTGACCGACTTCTTCGTGATCGCCAGCGGCACCAACCGGATCCAGATCAAGGCCATCACCGAGGCGGTGGAGGAGACCCTGCGCGCGGTCGGCGAGCGGCCGAGTCGAGGCGAGGGGCGGGAGGACGGCCGGTGGGTCCTCCTTGATTTCGGCGATGTCGTGGTGCACATCTTCGCGCCCGTGGACCGTCAGTACTATGACCTCGAGCGGCTGTGGGGTGATGCCCCGATCGTGGAACGTTAG
- the rplU gene encoding 50S ribosomal protein L21, whose protein sequence is MYAVIESGGKQLRVEPGQVVEVDRLSDERGAEITLGRVLMLVDGEQVTVGVPTVPGARVTATVLGHARTRKLLVGKFRPKKHYRRKVGHRQPFSRVRVERIDSEGASRGA, encoded by the coding sequence ATGTACGCAGTCATCGAGAGCGGCGGCAAGCAGCTCCGGGTGGAGCCGGGACAGGTGGTTGAGGTCGATCGCCTGTCGGACGAGCGCGGCGCCGAGATCACCCTGGGGCGGGTGCTGATGCTGGTGGACGGGGAGCAGGTCACGGTCGGGGTGCCGACCGTCCCCGGAGCCCGCGTGACCGCGACCGTTCTCGGGCACGCGCGGACCCGCAAGCTCCTCGTCGGGAAGTTTCGCCCGAAGAAGCACTACCGGCGCAAGGTCGGGCACCGGCAGCCGTTCAGCCGGGTGCGCGTCGAGCGGATCGACTCGGAGGGGGCGTCCCGTGGCGCATAA
- the rpmA gene encoding 50S ribosomal protein L27, giving the protein MAHKKGGSSSRNGRDSNAQRLGIKRFAGQEVTAGSVLVRQRGTHYLPGVNVGRGRDDTLFALASGVVRFERRGRDRRQISVQPAGS; this is encoded by the coding sequence GTGGCGCATAAGAAGGGCGGCAGCAGTTCGCGCAACGGGCGGGACAGCAACGCCCAGCGGTTGGGCATCAAGCGGTTTGCCGGCCAGGAGGTCACCGCCGGCAGCGTCTTGGTCCGGCAGCGCGGCACCCACTACCTGCCCGGGGTCAATGTGGGGCGGGGGCGAGACGACACGCTGTTTGCCCTCGCCAGCGGCGTCGTCCGGTTCGAGCGGCGCGGGCGCGACCGGCGGCAGATCTCGGTGCAGCCCGCTGGGTCGTAG
- a CDS encoding ISNCY family transposase has translation MSKREQQRAHILVQVVEGHLPVPDAARLLGLSFRHLRRLLAKVRLAGPAALAHGNRGRASPRRLAEAIRTQVLTLARTHYAGANDHHLTELLREHEGLSLSRPTVQRLLRQAGIGSPRTRRAPKHRRRRERMPQAGLLVQMDGSDHPWLEDRGPRLVLLAAIDDATGEVLAGVFRPTEDTHGYFLLLRQLIRRYGLPAAAYTDRHGIFHRDPRTPHGLAEQLEGEVASTQVGRALQELGIRWIPAASPQGTGRVERLFGTFQDRLVVELRLAQARTLPQAQRVFDRFRPRYNARFARLPAQPEPAWRPAPADLTRICCFKYRRTVAHDNTVQLNGGLLQVLPGPGGRSYTGARVDVHAFLDGTLAIYHQGQRLSAKRLPLGHRPFRMTQDRCAESGPSPNTLPPNGDAQPGRPPRIPAPDHPWRRPLLAAARRQQLQIPRG, from the coding sequence TTGAGCAAGAGAGAGCAGCAACGAGCCCATATCCTGGTCCAGGTCGTCGAGGGGCACCTCCCGGTGCCTGACGCGGCCCGCCTCCTGGGCCTCTCGTTCCGTCACCTCCGGCGCCTGCTGGCGAAGGTCCGCCTGGCCGGCCCGGCGGCGCTCGCCCATGGCAACCGCGGACGGGCCTCCCCCCGCCGCCTCGCCGAGGCCATTCGGACGCAGGTCCTCACGCTGGCCCGCACGCACTACGCTGGCGCGAACGATCACCACCTCACCGAGCTCCTCCGGGAGCACGAGGGCCTCAGCCTGTCCCGGCCCACCGTGCAGCGCCTGCTGCGCCAGGCGGGCATCGGGAGCCCCCGCACCCGGCGAGCGCCCAAACATCGCCGCCGCCGCGAGCGGATGCCGCAAGCCGGTCTGCTCGTCCAGATGGACGGTAGCGACCATCCCTGGCTCGAGGATCGCGGCCCGCGCCTCGTCCTCCTCGCCGCCATCGACGATGCCACCGGCGAGGTGCTGGCGGGCGTCTTTCGCCCCACGGAGGATACCCACGGCTATTTCCTGCTGCTGCGCCAGCTCATCCGCCGCTATGGCCTGCCCGCCGCGGCCTACACGGATCGGCATGGCATCTTTCATCGCGATCCGCGCACGCCGCACGGCCTGGCGGAGCAGCTCGAGGGCGAGGTCGCCTCGACCCAGGTCGGACGCGCGCTCCAGGAACTCGGCATCCGCTGGATCCCTGCCGCCTCGCCGCAAGGTACGGGCCGCGTGGAGCGGCTCTTTGGCACCTTTCAGGATCGGCTGGTCGTCGAACTCCGCCTCGCGCAGGCGCGGACCCTCCCCCAGGCCCAGCGCGTCTTTGACCGCTTCCGCCCCCGCTACAACGCGCGCTTCGCCCGTCTGCCCGCCCAGCCGGAGCCCGCGTGGCGGCCGGCGCCCGCCGACCTCACGCGCATCTGCTGCTTCAAGTATCGACGCACCGTCGCCCACGACAACACCGTGCAGCTCAACGGCGGCCTCCTTCAGGTCCTTCCCGGCCCAGGCGGGCGCAGCTACACCGGCGCGCGGGTCGATGTCCACGCCTTCCTCGACGGCACGCTCGCCATCTACCATCAGGGCCAGCGGCTCAGCGCCAAGCGGCTCCCGCTTGGACACCGGCCCTTCAGGATGACCCAAGATCGATGCGCGGAATCCGGACCGTCCCCGAATACCCTCCCGCCGAACGGGGACGCGCAGCCAGGTCGTCCCCCACGCATCCCGGCACCCGATCACCCGTGGCGACGGCCGCTGCTGGCCGCGGCTCGGCGACAGCAGCTCCAGATCCCAAGAGGGTGA